The following coding sequences lie in one Methanopyrus sp. SNP6 genomic window:
- a CDS encoding formylmethanofuran dehydrogenase subunit B has protein sequence MSRKVIRDVVCPFCGTLCDDLEVVVEDGEIVEVRHACRIGAAKFLSAQEEHRHTEPMIRENGEWKKIDYEDAAEEAARILVEAKLPILYGWSATLVEAQEKGVELAELVGGVIDNTASVUHGPSVLGLQDVGVPGCTLGEVKNRADTVIYWGCNPMHAHPRHMSRYPVFARGYFRPKGRGDRTVIVVDPRRTATSRLADVYIQVKPNEDYELISALRMAVHGLEIEREKVAGVPVELVYEVADLLKEASFGTLFWGMGLTMSRGRHRNIDNAICLIRDLNEYSKWTLIMMRGHYNVTGFNEVLAWTTGYPYAVDFTRGYPRYNPGETSTVDLLIRGEADAMMVIASDPGAHFPQKAVEHMARIPLVCIDPHWTPTAELSDLYIPVAIAGIEWEGTAYRMDAVPIRMKKITEPPEQIPNDKQILQMIIEKIEEMA, from the coding sequence ATGAGTCGTAAGGTGATCAGGGACGTGGTTTGTCCGTTCTGTGGTACGTTGTGTGATGATTTGGAGGTGGTCGTGGAGGACGGTGAGATCGTGGAGGTTCGGCATGCTTGTAGGATTGGTGCTGCGAAGTTCTTGAGTGCGCAGGAGGAGCATCGTCATACGGAACCGATGATCAGGGAGAATGGAGAGTGGAAGAAGATTGACTACGAGGATGCTGCGGAAGAAGCGGCTAGGATACTCGTTGAGGCTAAGTTACCGATCCTGTACGGTTGGTCCGCGACGTTGGTAGAGGCACAGGAGAAGGGTGTTGAACTAGCAGAACTAGTCGGTGGCGTCATCGACAACACGGCCTCAGTGTGACACGGTCCTTCGGTGTTGGGGTTGCAGGATGTTGGTGTTCCGGGGTGTACGTTGGGTGAGGTGAAGAACAGGGCTGATACGGTGATTTACTGGGGTTGTAATCCGATGCATGCTCATCCGCGGCATATGAGTCGGTATCCAGTGTTTGCTAGGGGTTATTTCAGGCCGAAGGGTCGTGGGGATCGTACTGTGATCGTCGTTGACCCGCGGAGGACTGCCACGTCTAGACTGGCTGACGTTTACATACAAGTCAAGCCGAACGAGGATTACGAGTTAATCAGCGCGCTTCGAATGGCTGTTCATGGGCTTGAAATCGAGCGTGAGAAAGTGGCTGGAGTACCGGTAGAACTAGTCTACGAGGTCGCTGACTTGCTCAAGGAGGCTAGCTTTGGTACACTATTCTGGGGAATGGGTTTGACAATGTCTCGCGGTAGGCATCGGAACATTGATAATGCAATCTGCCTAATCAGGGATTTGAACGAGTACTCGAAGTGGACTCTAATCATGATGCGAGGTCATTACAATGTGACTGGGTTCAATGAAGTACTAGCATGGACGACGGGATACCCGTACGCTGTAGACTTCACTAGAGGATACCCGCGGTATAACCCGGGTGAAACGAGTACTGTAGACTTACTAATCAGAGGAGAAGCCGACGCGATGATGGTCATCGCAAGCGACCCAGGCGCACACTTCCCACAAAAAGCAGTAGAACACATGGCTAGAATACCACTCGTATGCATCGACCCACACTGGACGCCAACAGCAGAACTCTCAGACTTATACATACCAGTAGCCATCGCGGGCATAGAATGGGAAGGAACCGCCTACAGAATGGACGCAGTACCAATCAGAATGAAGAAAATAACCGAACCACCAGAACAAATACCCAACGACAAACAAATCCTACAAATGATAATAGAGAAAATAGAGGAGATGGCGTGA